Proteins from one Desertifilum tharense IPPAS B-1220 genomic window:
- a CDS encoding peptidoglycan recognition family protein translates to MLKVTQVPQQVAVEETFYIEGIASTEHIGKNLVLTVDNRYQFPGSVVKPDGTWRFAFRFLQQGDRAMEVAGSGEQIGFTILVTPTNPKPPSSPRLSFTTIPATMMAEERFTLAGEAKDYPDGSELVLLVDGKYEIARPRTSFQKWSTLVFFHQPGQRVVELVGSEQDRARVTLNIQPPRFKVSVITRSTWINSPTPARIAALQPRRLTLHHTFMRPTLAASATVAQESQRMRDLYADHVNGNGWDDVGYHYIIMPSGRIFEGRSELKRGAHDVINDGLGIAFDGDYTRNSITEAQYQSAVQLCALLCYRCSIDNPLTLVPTPTDTFGTRLLPRIIGHRDRVATTCPGSEGGRTIRMEEIRQAVAKLLRG, encoded by the coding sequence ATGCTAAAAGTGACGCAAGTGCCCCAGCAGGTTGCTGTTGAAGAAACATTTTATATAGAAGGGATCGCCTCAACCGAGCATATTGGCAAAAACTTAGTCTTAACAGTGGATAACCGCTATCAGTTTCCGGGTTCTGTGGTGAAACCGGATGGAACCTGGCGGTTTGCGTTTCGCTTTTTGCAGCAGGGCGATCGCGCAATGGAAGTTGCCGGAAGCGGGGAACAGATTGGCTTTACAATCCTAGTAACACCTACCAATCCTAAACCCCCCAGTTCGCCGCGTCTCAGTTTTACCACCATTCCAGCAACCATGATGGCTGAGGAACGCTTTACCCTTGCAGGGGAGGCGAAAGACTATCCCGATGGGTCTGAATTAGTCCTTTTAGTCGATGGTAAATACGAAATTGCTAGACCCCGCACCAGTTTCCAAAAATGGTCTACTCTGGTATTCTTCCATCAACCGGGTCAGCGCGTGGTGGAACTGGTGGGTTCCGAACAAGACCGGGCTAGGGTAACGCTAAATATCCAGCCTCCCCGGTTTAAAGTCTCTGTAATTACGCGCAGCACTTGGATTAACTCGCCAACTCCAGCCAGAATTGCGGCTTTGCAACCGAGACGCCTCACCCTACACCATACTTTTATGCGTCCAACCTTAGCCGCAAGTGCGACTGTGGCCCAGGAAAGTCAACGGATGCGCGATCTTTACGCCGATCATGTGAATGGCAATGGTTGGGATGATGTGGGCTACCACTACATTATTATGCCGAGCGGTCGGATTTTTGAGGGTCGTTCTGAGTTAAAGCGCGGGGCCCATGATGTGATTAATGATGGGTTAGGCATTGCGTTTGATGGCGATTATACCCGCAATTCCATTACAGAGGCTCAATATCAATCTGCCGTTCAGCTTTGCGCCCTGTTGTGCTACCGTTGCAGCATTGATAATCCCCTCACTTTAGTTCCCACGCCGACGGATACGTTTGGGACGCGCCTGTTACCTAGAATTATCGGTCATCGCGATCGCGTGGCTACGACTTGTCCGGGTTCGGAAGGCGGCCGAACGATCCGCATGGAGGAAATTCGCCAAGCGGTGGCTAAGTTATTGCGGGGGTAA
- a CDS encoding Uma2 family endonuclease yields MLQSDPKLGLPTSDRLPDSDGLPVDNELHTLVPNLLGFILGFVWSQRLDWFFGVNMGIYHTTGINPRVPIVPDAFLSLGVERIRDNRLRKSYVVWEEQDIVPRFVLEIVSQTPGGEYDEKLSAYAQLGVLYYAIYNPDFWQRDRQEAFEVYRLVNGRYQRQIGEPLWMPEIGLGIGRGIGIHRGLQREWLYWFDAQGNRILTPEELLRRYQEQFGELPPQ; encoded by the coding sequence GTGCTACAATCTGACCCCAAACTCGGTTTACCCACTAGCGATCGACTCCCTGACTCCGATGGTTTACCTGTGGATAACGAACTGCATACTCTGGTTCCTAATTTATTAGGGTTTATTCTCGGTTTTGTTTGGAGTCAGCGCTTAGATTGGTTCTTCGGAGTCAATATGGGAATTTACCACACCACAGGTATTAATCCTAGAGTTCCCATCGTGCCGGATGCTTTTTTAAGTTTAGGGGTTGAACGAATTCGAGACAATCGGCTACGCAAAAGCTACGTCGTGTGGGAAGAACAGGATATTGTTCCTCGCTTTGTTTTAGAAATTGTTTCGCAAACGCCAGGGGGAGAATATGACGAAAAACTATCGGCTTATGCTCAATTAGGCGTTTTATATTACGCCATCTATAACCCCGACTTTTGGCAGCGCGACCGCCAAGAGGCATTTGAAGTTTATCGTTTAGTGAATGGCCGCTATCAACGTCAAATTGGCGAACCCCTATGGATGCCAGAAATTGGCTTAGGTATTGGTCGGGGAATTGGCATTCACCGAGGGTTGCAGCGCGAATGGTTGTATTGGTTTGATGCCCAAGGCAATCGAATTTTAACCCCAGAGGAGTTGTTGAGGCGCTATCAAGAACAGTTTGGCGAATTACCCCCGCAATAA